The genomic DNA GTTGTCGTGTTTGTGTAGTAGAAGTAGAAGGGCAGAATACACTTGTAGCTTCATGTTGCACACCCGTTAAAGAAGGTATGGTTGTAAAAACTAACACTAAAAAGGTTCGAGAGGCAAGAAAGTCAATAGTTGAGATGATTATATCAAATCATAATGCTGAATGTTTAACATGTGTTCGTAATGGCAACTGTGAATTACAAAATTTATGTAATGAGCTTAATATTAGAACTACTAAATTAGATAAGACTGTTGAATTATTACCGATTGATGATTCTAACCCTGCAATAGTTAGAGATTTGAGTAAATGTATTAAATGCGGTAGATGTGTTGAAATTTGCCATGAAGTTCAAGGAATTGGTGCTATAGATAATGTTCATAGAAGCAGTGAAATGAGAATTGATACTCCATTTTCATTGGGGCTTGCAGATACTAAATGTGTTTACTGTGGACAGTGTGTAAGTGTGTGTCCAGTGGGAGCTTTATATGAAAAAAGTGATATTGATATTGTTTGGAGAGCTTTAGATGATGATAAAAAACATGTTGTTGTTCAAATAGCACCAGCTGTTAGAGTTGCTTTAGGTGAAGAATTTGGTATGGCTCCTGGAAGTATAGTTACTGGAAAAATTGTTACTGCATTAAGACATTTGGGTTTTGATGCTGTATTTGATACTAATTTTACTGCAGATTTAACAATAATGGAAGAAGGTAATGAACTCCTTCATAGGATTCAAAATAACGGAAGGCTGCCAATGCTTACTTCATGTAGCCCAGGGTGGATTAATTTTGTGGAACAATTCTATCCAGAGTTTTTGGAGAATGTTTCTACTTGCAAATCTCCTCAACAAATGTTTGGTGCATTAGCTAAAACGTATTATCCAAATAAGAAGAATTTAGATCCTAAAGATGTTTATGTAGTTTCAATTATGCCTTGTACTGCAAAAAAAGCAGAAGCTGCAAGGAAAGAAATGAATGACAGTGGATACCAAGATGTAGATGTTGTATTAACTACTAGAGAATTTGCAAAAATGATTAAACAAGCTGGGTTAGATATAAATACATTAGTAGAAGATGAATTTGATAAACCATTAGGAATTTCAACAGGTGCAGCTGTTATATTTGGAGCATCTGGAGGAGTTATGGAAGCGGCATTAAGAACGGTTTATGAAGTTGTTACTGGAGAAGAACTTGAAAATATAGAATTTAAAGGGGTTAGAGGCTTAAAAGGTATTAAGAAGAGTACTGTAAAAGTTGGTGATTTAGATGTAAAAGTTGCTGTAGCAAATAGTTTAAGTAGTGCAAGAGAAATACTTGAATTAGTAAAATCAGGTAAAGAAGAATTTCATTTTATAGAAATTATGTGCTGCCCTGGAGGTTGCATAGGCGGCGGAGGTCAACCAATACCTGTTAATAATCAAATTAGAGAAAATAGGATAAAAGGTGTTTATAAAATTGATGATAATTCTAAGATAAGAAAATCACATAAAAACCCTGCTATTAAGGTATTATATGACGAATTTTTAGAAAAACCTTTAAGTCATGTATCTCATAAATTATTGCATACACATTATACAGATAGAAGCTGAGTTTATAAAATTTGCCCATATTAGGAAATTAAAAATTTTCTAATTTTTATATCCTTTACCTAACCTGAATTATATATGGCAGATATGAATTTAAGAAATTGTAAGCTTAGATTTAATGTTTGTCATAATAATTCAGGCTTTTTATATATAGTTATTCTAGTAAATAGATAAAAGCTCCACATATAAAATAATGGGAGCTCCTTAAAGTTGTTCAATCTAAGCTTCTGCATCAGCTGTTTGTTCTTCATTAATTTTCTTTACTTCATCAATCTTCTTTTCTTTACCCAAATACTCAGGTAGTTCCATACCAGCCATATCAAACATATCTTTCATAGGAGGAATGGATTTCATCATACCTGATAAGAAATTAGCTGTAGTTGGGGTACCATCTTTGGACATACCGTCCCATACAGTGACCTTATCAATTTTAAGGTTCTTGATAGCTTCAACTTGTGTTTCTATAAGTTTTTCCATTTTATCAGCAAGCATAAGTTTAATGGCATCGTTTGCATTACCACCAGCTGATTCAACTATTTCTTTAAAACCTGTTGCCTGTTTGCTGAGAACTTCTTCTATACCACGAGCCTGTGCTTCCATTTTAGCATAAATAGCATCAGCTTCTCCTTTTGCTTTTCTTCTAGTTCTTTCAGCTTCTGCTTCAGCTTCAATCTCAGCTTTTCTTTTATCGATTTCTGCTTGAACAATAATATCAGCTTCTTTAGTGGCCTTTTCTCTTTCTGCCCTTGCTATTTCGGCAATTTTTTCTGCTTCATAAGCTTCTTCTAAGGCACGTGCAGATTGAACTTTTTCAGCTGCAGTAGCTTTTCTAAGAGCTTCAGCTTCTTTTTCTCTTCTTTCAGCTTCTGAATTAGCTACAGTTACCTTAGCTTCATTTTCACCTTTGATAGCTATGGAATTGGCTTCAGCAACTCTTACACGTTGGTCTTTAAGAGCATTAGATTCGCCGATTGATCCATCTCTATTTTTTTCAGCAACTGATTTTTTAGCATCATTAATAGCTTTAGCAGCGGCCTCTTTACCTAGAGCAGCTATGTATCCTGATTCATCATTTATGTCTGTAACGTTAACGTTTATAAGTCTTAAACCTATTTTTTTGAGCTCTGATTCAACGTTTCTAGAAACAGCATCCAGGAACTTATCTCTATCAGTATTAATTTCTTCAATGTCCATAGTTGCAACTACTAAACGTAATTGACCAAAGATGATGTCTTTAGCTAATTCTTGAATATCGCTAAGTGGTAATCCTAAAAGACGTTCAGCTGCATTCTGCATAATACCAAGTTCTGTAGAAATTCCAACAGTAAATCGTGAAGGAACATCTACTCTAATATTTTGTTTAGATAAAGCATTAGTTAGATTAACTTCTATTGATATAGGAGTTAAATCTAAAAATTCGTAATGTTGAAAAATCGGCCATATAAAAGCAGCACCACCGTGTATACACTTAGCAGATCGTTGTCCACCTTCATTACTCTTTCCTACCTTACCATATACTACCATAATCTTGTCTGATGGACATTTTTTATAACGTGATAGTAAGGCTAATATTGTTGATAGTATTAGAATAACAACAACAATAATAGTAATCATAGTTTCATCAAATGGCATATAAATCCCCCTCTTAGAAATAATTTCAGTTATTTATTAATCATAGTCTAATTATAAAGTTAGAAATATTATTAATAAATATTTCTTTTTACAATTAAATTATAAATTAATCATAATTAGATAATATCTTTCTCAACAACTAATATACTATTGTTAGATATATCAATAACTCTAACAATAGTTCCAGTGGAAAGTTTTTGTGATTCATCAGTAATAGCATCAAGTTCTATATATCTGTCTTGAACTAAAATACTAACTTTACCAACTCCTTTTCTTTTAGAAGGTATAGTAAGATAAACTTCACATGTTTTCCCTAAAGTATTTCTTAAATCTAGTAAGCCGTTTGATTGGAGTTTAGTTATCCAGTAAAATAAAAGTGCAATACAAACCATTCCAATTACACCAGAAAAACAAGCTATAAATATAATAATTGGCTTTGATAAATTTGTATTGCACAGAGATATACCAACCCAACCAAATAAAGTGAAGAAAGCAATCAATCCTCTAATTGAAAAAAATCTTATCCCATGTGTAAAACCTGTAAGCTCATTGTCCATATCTACATCAATATCTGAATCTACATCTAAGTCTCCTTCAATATCCATATCAGTTTCTGCAGAAAATCCTATAAGTGTGAAAATTGTTTGAATAACTAATACTAAGGTTGCAGGTATAGCGATATAATAAAATAATTGCTTCAAAGTTATTGAATAAAAAATATGCATATATAAATCACCTCATTATTAATAAAAATGGTAAATTATATTCACCCTCTATATAATATAATATCTGGGTATTAATGTCAAGTAGTTAGGATATTGATTTATTTTACACAAAATGCTATACTGTATAGCATAAAAGTGAATATAATTCACCATTAATTACATTTGAACATGAGAAAGTAGAAGGAGAGGTTTTTTTGAATAGCATAGGGAAAAAAGTTAGAGAAGCACGGTTAAATAAAAAGATGACTCAATCTGAAGTTGCGGGTGATTTCATAACAAGAAATATGCTAAGCAAGATTGAAAATGATGCAGCAATGCCTTCTATAAAAACTATTGAATATTTAGCATCTGTATTAGATAAAAATGTTAGTTATTTTTTAGATGTATGTAATAATAGGTGTAATGAAAAAGAAGATATATTATATGAAAATAATATTAATCAATCAAAAATTAATAAAAAACTAATTAAAGAATTAATAATGAAGAATGATTATAAAGGAATTATTAAGGAAATTGAGAAAAATTGTATAATAAAAGGTATAGATATAGCTTTAGATATAGGAATTGTACTTCAAAAAGTCTATATAGAAGAGGCTAAAAATACACCAATACAAGAAGCTAAACAACTATATGAAAAAGCAAATGAGCTAAGCGAAAAATTATTTTATGTACCAAATGAGAACTATATAGATATTAGTATAGGATTGCTTAAGTGCAACAACTCGCAAATAGGTTATGAAAAAAATATTAATAATACTATAAGCAATTTTTCTAAATGTGATAAGATAAATATCTATAACATATTAAAAGCAGAAAAATATATTATATTATATAAAAAAATGGATAAAATAGAAAACAAACTAAAAAGGATAAGTTTAATTAAAAGTATTTTAGAAGAAGTAAAAATAGATACATTAGATGATTTTTGGGAAGGTAAATATTATTATATTATGTCAATTATTAATGAAGATGAACAGAACACTTATCAAAATATGTTATTAAAATGCGAAGAAAAATGGAGTAAAATAGGAGTTAATGAACCGTTAATAGATGTATATACTAAACTTAGTGAACATTTTTCTAAAAATAACGACTATGAAAAGGCATATTATTATTCTACAAAGGAAAAAAATTTGCTAAAGTTAAGACCAGGTAGGTATTTATAAGATGATATCGAGTTGGTATACTGGGTTTAATAGGTATCTTTAAAACAGAAGAATAAGTATAGGATCTATTATACATGAACAAGCTGGTGTTTATGTATTTGACAAATAAATTTTTTTGTTTTAAAATTGGTATATACAATATAACAATATAACATTTAAGGAGGAATATATATTTTGAAAATAATATCTAGAGAGAATCCTGTACCGCTTTACTATCAACTTAAAGAATTAATACAAGAAATGATTGAAAATGACATATATAAACCAGGCGAAATTATACCTCCGGAGAGAGAGTTATGTAAAAAGTACGGTATTAGCAGAATGACTGCCAGAAGAGCTGTAATGGCTCTTGTTAATGAAGGGGTTTTGTTTAGAGAACAAGGTAAAGGGACATTTGTATCCAAGCCTAAAAAGAAACACAATATATTCCAATTAAAGGGTTTTACCGAACAGATGGAAGAAAAGGGTTTAAAGACAAGTACTAAAGAGCTTTTATTTGAAATAAAAAAAGCTACTAAGAAGATAAAAAATGCTTTAGAGTTAACAGATGATGACGATAAGGTTATAGAAATAAAGAGGTTAAGAATATTGGAAAATGAACCTTTTCTTATTGAAACTGTATATATACCATTAAACTTGTGTCCTGATTTAACTTTGGATATGCTAGCAAATAAATCACTTTACCAACTATTTAAGGATAAATATAACTTTGTATTAGATTATGCTAAGCAGGCGATAGAACCAATCAAGGTAAATGAATACGAGAGCGAATTGTTAAATTTAGATAATGAAGCTATAGAATTATTATTTACTGGTATAACATACTTAGATTCTGGTAAACCAATAGAATATGTAAAAGCTATTTATAGAAGTGATAAATATAAATATGAGGTAGTTTTAAAAGCTTAAGGAGGTAAGTAAATGCGATGTATAGTTAACGGTAAAATTGTTTTGGAAAATATAGTTTTAGAGGACAAAGCACTATTATTTGAAGATAAAATTGTAGATATTGTGGATAAGAATAAAATAAATCCTGCATCTGTGGATATTATTGATGCAGAAGGCTGTTATGTTTCACCAGGTTTTATTGATATACATATTCATGGTTGTGGAGGAAAAGATACTATGGATGGTGATAAGTCAGCTCTTGAGGTTATTAGTAAAACTGTTATAACTTCAGGGGTAACTTCCTTTACACCAGCTACAATGACTATGGATATAGAGACTATAAATAAAGCGCTATTGACTATAAGAGATTGTGTTAATAAAGATATGGGTGGAGCTACTATACTAGGTGCTTATTTAGAAGGACCTTTTATCAGTGAAGCTTACAAAGGAGCACAAAATGCTAAGCATATTACAGCTCCTGAATATGAAATTGTTAAAGATTTTCTTGATATATTAAAGGTTATAGTAGTAGCTCCTGAATCGGATAATGAATTTAGTTTTATTAAGCAAGTTAAACGTTCAAATAATGAAATAGTTATATCAATTGGGCATTCAAGTGCATCATTTGAACAAGCTATGCAAGCAATAAAGATGGGTGTAAGCCATACAACTCATACTTTTAATGCAATGACACCACTACATCACAGAAAACCCGGAATCGTGGGTGCAGCATTCTCGACTGATGTCACAAGTGAGCTAATAGCAGACAATATACATGTTCACCCGGGATTGTATCAATTATTCTGTGATATTAAGGGAACTGACAATGTTGTTTTAATTACTGATTCTATGAGAGCTGGTGGTTTAAATGAGGGTGCATATGAATTAGGCGGACAGAAAGTTATTGTTAATAGTAATTCAGCTAGACTAGAAGATGGAACTTTAGCGGGAAGCATATTACAAATGAATAAAGCTGTAAAAAATGTATATCAAAATACTAATCTTGGCATATGTAATGTAGTAAAAATGGCTTCTTTAAATCCTGCAAGAGTTTTGGGAGTAGATAATAATAAAGGAAGTATAGGTATTGGAAAAGATGCGGATATAGTTATATTTAACGATGAGTTTAAAATACTTAATACTATTGTAGATGGTAAAACAGTTTATAGGGGCTAAAAAACAAAGGAGGACATTATAATGAAAATAATTGTTGTTGATAATTATAATGAAATGAGTAAAAAAGCTGCAAATATAATTGCAAGTTGTATTGTGCTTAAACCTAATAGTGTACTTGGATTAGCTACAGGTTCAACTCCTTTAGGTGTTTATAAGGAATTAATTAAGTTGTATGAAAATAGTGATGTAGATTTTAGTAATGTTTGTACTTTTAATCTTGATGAATACTATGGTATTACAAAAGATAATGATCAAAGCTATAGTTATTATATGAAAGAAAACTTTTTTAAGCACGTTAACTTGAAAGAAGAGAACACACATATACCTGATGGTACATGTAAAAATGTAGATACTATGTGTCAAAGTTATGAAGATATAATAAAACAACATGGTGGAATAGATGTACAAATATTAGGTATAGGACAAAATGGTCACATTGGATTTAATGAACCAGATGATAAATTTGTAGCAGATACACATTTAGTTAAGCTAAAAGAAGATACTGTTAATGCAAATTCAAGATTTTTTGAAACTATTGAAGACGTTCCGAAAGAAGCTGTTAGTATGGGTATAAAGGCAATTATGAAAGCTAAGAAAATTATATTAATAGCTAATGGTATAAATAAAGCTGAAGCAATATATAAGACCATAAAAGAAGACGTTACACCTGAAGTACCAGCTTCTATACTTCAATTTCATTCGGATGTAACTGTAATTGTTGATAAAGAAGCTGCTTCTAAATTATAAAAAAATATTTTTGCTAAGTTCTATAAATCTTAATAAATCTATTGCTCAAATAAAAATATTTTATATACAAAACTCCACTTTTATATTTTTTAAAGTGGAGTTTTGTAATATTATATTTTCTCTGACCAGAGAATAAATCTAATCTCAGCAACCTTCTTTAACAGGAAGAGAATTTTTCACCCATCCATTTAACATTCCACCCTTAAGTGAACATGCATCATAACCTAGTAATTTTAGTAGGGATACTATTTGACCAGCTGATTGACCAGAATAACAAATAACAATTATTTTCTTATCTTTTGGTAAGACATCTATGCATTCTCCAACGTCATACCAAAAAATGTTTACAGCTCCATCTACATGACCTTTTTTAAAATCCTCCTCTTTTCTAATGTCTAAAACAAACAAATCCTTCGGGTTTTGTTTGATTTTTTCATTTAAAGACTCGCACGAAATAAGATTATTACACCCTTTTTCGCAATCTTCAAAATATTTTGCAACTGCCTGATTTATGGATGTCATACTAAAAAACCTCCTTATTGAAATAATGAAACATATATATATTTCTATACAATGTAAAAAAAACCTTTAAATATCAATACAAATTTTAAAGCAACAAATAATATTGTAATAAATATTATCAAATATAAATATAAATTTACTAGACCCTGATTATTTAATATAACTCCCCATACTATGTTGTATAATTGTGAATTATGAGCAGAGAACTTAAATTTATTTTAGTTCTCTGCTTAATATCATAGATTTTAGTTCTCTACACACAGTATCTAATTTTATAA from Abyssisolibacter fermentans includes the following:
- a CDS encoding NADH-dependent [FeFe] hydrogenase, group A6, with the translated sequence MNKVNLFIDGMKISVNEGTTILEAAKKVNVKIPTLCYHPDQHVKGSCRVCVVEVEGQNTLVASCCTPVKEGMVVKTNTKKVREARKSIVEMIISNHNAECLTCVRNGNCELQNLCNELNIRTTKLDKTVELLPIDDSNPAIVRDLSKCIKCGRCVEICHEVQGIGAIDNVHRSSEMRIDTPFSLGLADTKCVYCGQCVSVCPVGALYEKSDIDIVWRALDDDKKHVVVQIAPAVRVALGEEFGMAPGSIVTGKIVTALRHLGFDAVFDTNFTADLTIMEEGNELLHRIQNNGRLPMLTSCSPGWINFVEQFYPEFLENVSTCKSPQQMFGALAKTYYPNKKNLDPKDVYVVSIMPCTAKKAEAARKEMNDSGYQDVDVVLTTREFAKMIKQAGLDINTLVEDEFDKPLGISTGAAVIFGASGGVMEAALRTVYEVVTGEELENIEFKGVRGLKGIKKSTVKVGDLDVKVAVANSLSSAREILELVKSGKEEFHFIEIMCCPGGCIGGGGQPIPVNNQIRENRIKGVYKIDDNSKIRKSHKNPAIKVLYDEFLEKPLSHVSHKLLHTHYTDRS
- a CDS encoding helix-turn-helix domain-containing protein, with product MNSIGKKVREARLNKKMTQSEVAGDFITRNMLSKIENDAAMPSIKTIEYLASVLDKNVSYFLDVCNNRCNEKEDILYENNINQSKINKKLIKELIMKNDYKGIIKEIEKNCIIKGIDIALDIGIVLQKVYIEEAKNTPIQEAKQLYEKANELSEKLFYVPNENYIDISIGLLKCNNSQIGYEKNINNTISNFSKCDKINIYNILKAEKYIILYKKMDKIENKLKRISLIKSILEEVKIDTLDDFWEGKYYYIMSIINEDEQNTYQNMLLKCEEKWSKIGVNEPLIDVYTKLSEHFSKNNDYEKAYYYSTKEKNLLKLRPGRYL
- a CDS encoding flotillin family protein codes for the protein MPFDETMITIIVVVILILSTILALLSRYKKCPSDKIMVVYGKVGKSNEGGQRSAKCIHGGAAFIWPIFQHYEFLDLTPISIEVNLTNALSKQNIRVDVPSRFTVGISTELGIMQNAAERLLGLPLSDIQELAKDIIFGQLRLVVATMDIEEINTDRDKFLDAVSRNVESELKKIGLRLINVNVTDINDESGYIAALGKEAAAKAINDAKKSVAEKNRDGSIGESNALKDQRVRVAEANSIAIKGENEAKVTVANSEAERREKEAEALRKATAAEKVQSARALEEAYEAEKIAEIARAEREKATKEADIIVQAEIDKRKAEIEAEAEAERTRRKAKGEADAIYAKMEAQARGIEEVLSKQATGFKEIVESAGGNANDAIKLMLADKMEKLIETQVEAIKNLKIDKVTVWDGMSKDGTPTTANFLSGMMKSIPPMKDMFDMAGMELPEYLGKEKKIDEVKKINEEQTADAEA
- the nagA gene encoding N-acetylglucosamine-6-phosphate deacetylase, with the translated sequence MRCIVNGKIVLENIVLEDKALLFEDKIVDIVDKNKINPASVDIIDAEGCYVSPGFIDIHIHGCGGKDTMDGDKSALEVISKTVITSGVTSFTPATMTMDIETINKALLTIRDCVNKDMGGATILGAYLEGPFISEAYKGAQNAKHITAPEYEIVKDFLDILKVIVVAPESDNEFSFIKQVKRSNNEIVISIGHSSASFEQAMQAIKMGVSHTTHTFNAMTPLHHRKPGIVGAAFSTDVTSELIADNIHVHPGLYQLFCDIKGTDNVVLITDSMRAGGLNEGAYELGGQKVIVNSNSARLEDGTLAGSILQMNKAVKNVYQNTNLGICNVVKMASLNPARVLGVDNNKGSIGIGKDADIVIFNDEFKILNTIVDGKTVYRG
- the nagB gene encoding glucosamine-6-phosphate deaminase, which translates into the protein MKIIVVDNYNEMSKKAANIIASCIVLKPNSVLGLATGSTPLGVYKELIKLYENSDVDFSNVCTFNLDEYYGITKDNDQSYSYYMKENFFKHVNLKEENTHIPDGTCKNVDTMCQSYEDIIKQHGGIDVQILGIGQNGHIGFNEPDDKFVADTHLVKLKEDTVNANSRFFETIEDVPKEAVSMGIKAIMKAKKIILIANGINKAEAIYKTIKEDVTPEVPASILQFHSDVTVIVDKEAASKL
- a CDS encoding GntR family transcriptional regulator, producing MLKIISRENPVPLYYQLKELIQEMIENDIYKPGEIIPPERELCKKYGISRMTARRAVMALVNEGVLFREQGKGTFVSKPKKKHNIFQLKGFTEQMEEKGLKTSTKELLFEIKKATKKIKNALELTDDDDKVIEIKRLRILENEPFLIETVYIPLNLCPDLTLDMLANKSLYQLFKDKYNFVLDYAKQAIEPIKVNEYESELLNLDNEAIELLFTGITYLDSGKPIEYVKAIYRSDKYKYEVVLKA
- a CDS encoding rhodanese-like domain-containing protein, which gives rise to MTSINQAVAKYFEDCEKGCNNLISCESLNEKIKQNPKDLFVLDIRKEEDFKKGHVDGAVNIFWYDVGECIDVLPKDKKIIVICYSGQSAGQIVSLLKLLGYDACSLKGGMLNGWVKNSLPVKEGC